The following proteins are co-located in the Silene latifolia isolate original U9 population chromosome 1, ASM4854445v1, whole genome shotgun sequence genome:
- the LOC141588873 gene encoding protein REDUCED CHLOROPLAST COVERAGE 3-like, producing the protein MVTCDTVYFAFMFSLRRLLHKAPNAELSGESASPMDVDRLEDSRGQVIRILNDSLTKLQEEKPVDSKSAIRWELACCWIQDLQKKDNDDKSPQEVGKKSNDELSVKGLGKEFKSLKKRGKKSSLDAKEENDSEVSGVDPNKGLSKEVEVTEEATGVELEKLLSEDAFLRLKETGTCLHLKTVDELKTMVQSYYEEVALPKLVSDFASLELSPVEGRTLTDFMHLRGLKMRSLGRVVELAEKLPHIQSLCVHEMVTRYIHGNIYLILAFIVASCYVLTNIPCFYVSDTQGTFLVVVSLGQ; encoded by the exons ATGGTAACTTGTGACACGGTTTATTTTGCATTTATGTTCAGTTTACGCCGTCTATTACATAAGGCGCCGAATGCTGAACTTTCTGGAGAAAGTGCATCTCCAATGGATGTGGATAGACTGGAAGATTCAAGAGGTCAGGTCATCAGAATACTTAATGACAGCTTAACTAAACTGCAAGAGGAGaaaccagttgacagtaaatcaGCGATCAGATGGGAACTAGCTTGCTGTTGGATACaggatttgcagaagaaagaTAATGATGATAAAAGTCCACAGGAAGTTGGGAAAAAGAGTAACGATGAATTATCAGTTAAAGGTTTGGGAAAGGAATTCAAGTCACTGAAAAAAAGAGGGAAGAAATCATCCTTAGATGCAAAAGAAGAGAATGATTCTGAAGTTTCTGGTGTTGACCCTAATAAAGGATTGAGTAAAGAAGTTGAAGTTACAGAAGAGGCTACAGGAGTAGAGTTGGAAAAGCTACTTTCAGAAGACGCCTTCTTACGCTTGAAGGAAACAGGAACATGCCTTCACCTAAAG ACCGTTGATGAGCTTAAGACAATGGTACAAAGCTATTACGAAGAAGTTGCTCTACCGAAACTG GTATCTGATTTTGCATCACTAGAACTTTCGCCTGTTGAGGGACGTACTTTGACGGACTTCATGCATCTCAGAGGACTGAAGATGCGTTCTTTGGGTCGTGTG gttgagttgGCAGAAAAGCTCCCTCACATACAATCTCTGTGTGTCCATGAGATGGTCACTCGATATATACACGGAAATATATATTTAATCCTAGCATTCATTGTTGCTAGCTGTTACGTACTAACAAATATTCCTTGTTTCTATGTTTCAGATACTCAAGGAACCTTCTTGGTTGTGGTTTCTCTGGGACAATAG